The following are encoded in a window of Microcaecilia unicolor chromosome 14, aMicUni1.1, whole genome shotgun sequence genomic DNA:
- the LOC115457340 gene encoding olfactory receptor 1019-like, giving the protein MKEKNTTRVTEFIILGFPEFPELQIPLFLLFLLIYLTILLGNLTIIAVTCLNPRLHTPMYFFLCNLSFIDISYTSVTLPKLWHIFLRKSHGISVYGCFTQLYSFLCLSCVEFVIISVMAYDRYVAICHPLRYTLIMNERACVLMASGTWIFSFLEPVTHTFLVSHLSYCSSNVINHFFCDLSALLKLSCTSTFTLDRITFVWSAILGLPFFVSTLASYIYIISAILRIRSVEGRRKAFSTCSSHLTVLILFYGTLLCLYVRPTSMQSLDQNKLFALLYNILIPMFNPVIYSLKNREVKGALRKAFSRKLSHPKIRRIITNKKHQTTNQ; this is encoded by the coding sequence ATGAAAGAGAAAAATACCACCAGAGTGACAGAATTCATCATTCTGGGGTTTCCTGAATTTCCAGAGCTGCAAATCCcccttttccttctgtttttacTAATCTACCTAACTATCCTGttggggaacctcactataatAGCCGTGACGTGTCTGAACCCTCGCCTCCACACCCCCATGTACTTTTTCCTCTGTAACTTGTCCTTCATCGACATCTcttacacctcagtcaccctcCCCAAACTGTGGCACATCTTCTTAAGGAAGAGTCATGGTATTTCTGTTTATGGTTGTTTTACACAGCtctattcttttctgtgtttatcATGTGTCGAATTTGTTATTATTTCGGTCATGGCTTATGATCGCTATGTTGCAATATGTCACCCCCTGCGTTATACTCTTATTATGAATGAAAGGGCCTGTGTACTGATGGCCTCGGGGACCTGGATCTTTAGTTTTCTGGAGCCAGTGACACACACTTTCCTCGTATCCCATTTATCTTACTGTAGCTCCAACGTTAttaaccatttcttctgtgaTCTCTCAGCACTGCTAAAACTCTCCTGTACCAGTACCTTCACCCTTGATCGTATAACTTTTGTATGGAGTGCCATTTTGGGTCTACCTTTTTTTGTCTCAACCCTTGCATCTTACATCTACATCATCTCTGCTATTCTGAGGATCCGTTCTGTGGAGGGGAGACGcaaagccttctccacctgctcctcccacctCACGGTCCTTATTCTCTTCTATGGGACTTTGCTCTGTTTATACGTTAGACCTACCTCAATGCAGTCACTGGATCAAAACAAGCTCTTTGCTCTGTTGTATAATATCTTAATTCCCATGTTTAACCCTGTGATTTACAGCCTCAAAAACAGAGAAGTAAAAGGAGCTTTAAGAAAAGCATTTAGCAGAAAATTATCACATCCAAAGATCAGGAGAATTATTACTAACAAAAAGCATCAGACTACAAACCAATAA
- the LOC115457341 gene encoding olfactory receptor 1019-like has protein sequence MKEENTTRVTEFIILGFPEFPELQIPLFLLFLLIYLTILVGNLTIITVTYLNPRLHTPMYFFLCNLSFLDISYTSVTLPKLLDIFLRKSHGISVYGCFTQLYSFLCLSCVEFVIISVMAYDRYVAICHPLRYTLIMNERVCILMASGTWIFSFLEPVTHTFLVSHLSYCSSNVINHFFCDFSGLLKLSCTSTFTLNCMTYVWSAIFGLPLCLSTVVSYIYIISAILRIRSVEGRRKAFSTCSSHLTVLILFYGTMFCSYVRPTSMQSLDQNKLFALLYNILIPIFNPVIYSLKNREVKGALRKAFSRKL, from the coding sequence ATGAAAGAGGAAAATACCACCAGAGTGACAGAATTCATCATTCTGGGGTTTCCTGAATTTCCAGAGCTGCAAATCCcccttttccttctgtttttacTAATCTACCTAACTATCCTGGtggggaacctcactataatAACCGTGACGTATCTGAACCCTCGCCTGCACACCCCCATGTACTTTTTCCTCTGTAACTTGTCCTTCCTCGATATCTcttacacctcagtcaccctcCCCAAACTGCTGGACATCTTCTTAAGGAAGAGTCATGGTATTTCTGTTTATGGTTGTTTTACACAGCtctattcttttctgtgtttatcATGTGTCGAATTTGTTATTATTTCAGTCATGGCTTATGATCGCTATGTTGCAATATGTCACCCCCTGCGTTATACTCTTATTATGAATGAAAGGGTCTGCATACTCATGGCCTCAGGGACCTGGATCTTTAGTTTTCTGGAACCAGTGACACACACTTTCCTGGTATCCCATTTATCTTACTGTAGCTCCAACGTTATTAACCATTTCTTTTGTGATTTCTCAGGATTGCTAAAACTCTCCTGTACCAGCACCTTCACCCTTAATTGTATGACTTATGTATGGAGTGCCATTTTTGGTCTACCTCTTTGTCTGTCAACCGTTGTGTCTTATATCTACATCATCTCTGCTATTCTGAGGATCCGTTCTGTGGAGGGGAGACGcaaagccttctccacctgctcctcccacctCACGGTCCTTATTCTCTTCTATGGGACTATGTTCTGTTCATACGTTAGACCTACCTCAATGCAGTCACTGGATCAAAACAAGCTCTTTGCTCTGTTGTACAATATATTAATTCCCATTTTTAACCCTGTGATTTACAGCCTCAAAAACAGAGAAGTAAAAGGAGCTTTAAGAAAAGCATTTAGCAGAAAATTATGA
- the LOC115457342 gene encoding olfactory receptor 1052-like, producing the protein MVNPEQIREHRERKNSTTATEFIILGFSEFPELQIPFFLLFLLVYLIVLLGNLIIITVTCLDPRLHTPMYFFLCNLSFVDISSTSVTLPKLLDIFLRKNQRISVHGCFIQVYFFLFSLCGEFFLLSVMAYDRYVAVCHPLCYVLIMNWSVCVLSVAGLWIAGFLDSLTYTVLLSRFSYCRSNKINHFFCDISALLKLSCTSTSTVEYTIFIVGTFVAVPCISLTFVSYIYIISAILRIRSAEGRRKAFSTCSAHLTVVILFYGTLLCSYMRPTSTQSLEQNKFFAVLYNALIPMFNPIIYSLRNQEVKKALINVFTRKLCYRDQKNMFSATVKLHGKR; encoded by the exons CCTGAGCAGATCAGAG AACACAGAGAAAGGAAAAATTCCACCACAGCAACAGAATTCATCATTCTGGGATTTTCTGAATTTCCAGAGCTTCAGATTccatttttccttctgtttttacTGGTTTACCTGATTGTCCTGTTGGGGAACCTCATTATAATAACCGTGACATGCCTGGACCCTCGCCTGCACACCCCCATGTACTTTTTCCTCTGTAACTTGTCCTTCGTTGATATCTCTTCCACCTCAGTCACTCTCCCCAAACTGCTGGATATCTTTTTGAGGAAAAATCAGCGCATTTCTGTACATGGGTGTTTTATACAggtatattttttcttattttcactGTGTGGAGAATTTTTTCTGCTTTCAGTCATGGCTTATGACCGCTACGTCGCAGTATGTCACCCCCTGTGTTACGTGCTGATCATGAATTGGAGCGTCTGTGTTCTTTCAGTTGCAGGGTTATGGATTGCTGGATTTTTGGATTCTCTGACATACACTGTCCTTCTTTCAAGATTTTCTTATTGCAGATCCAACAAAATCAACCATTTCTTCTGTGATATCTCAGCGCTGCTAAAACTCTCCTGCACCAGCACCTCTACCGTTGAGTATACAATTTTTATTGTGGGAACTTTTGTAGCAGTGCCATGTATCAGTTTAACCTTTGTATCTTACATCTACATCATCTCCGCCATCTTGAGGATCCGTTCTGCAGAGGGCAGACGcaaagccttctccacctgctccgCCCACCTGACTGTCGTTATTCTCTTCTATGGGACACTGCTCTGTTCATACATGAGACCAACGTCTACGCAATCCCTTGAacaaaataaattctttgctgtATTGTATAATGCCTTAATCCCCATGTTCAACCCCATAATTTATAGCCTAAGAAACCAAGAGGTTAAAAAAGCCCTAATAAATGTATTTACCAGAAAACTATGTTATCGAGATCAGAAAAACATGTTCTCTGCGACTGTAAAACTTCATGGCAAGAGATAA